In Bordetella holmesii ATCC 51541, the following proteins share a genomic window:
- a CDS encoding alkylhydroperoxidase AhpD family core domain protein → MLDWDDYRKDLKTRIAELGVLSPGTLSGYQMLAGAAGKTAQLDGKTRELIALAVAVTTRCDGCIAVHAAQAGREGATKEEIAEALGVAVALNAGAAMVYSARVLDALSD, encoded by the coding sequence ATGCTCGATTGGGACGACTACCGTAAAGACTTGAAGACCCGTATTGCCGAACTGGGCGTGCTGTCGCCCGGCACGCTCAGTGGGTATCAAATGCTGGCCGGGGCCGCCGGCAAGACCGCGCAACTGGACGGAAAAACCCGCGAACTGATCGCCTTGGCGGTAGCGGTGACCACACGTTGCGATGGCTGCATCGCGGTGCATGCTGCGCAGGCCGGCCGGGAAGGGGCCACGAAGGAAGAGATCGCCGAGGCGCTGGGCGTGGCCGTCGCGCTCAATGCGGGTGCCGCCATGGTTTACTCGGCCCGTGTGCTCGATGCGCTGTCCGATTAG
- a CDS encoding phospholipase D family protein, with amino-acid sequence MEHIDELLSQYWPHLVFAISVIAGTVAAIHVAMTKQDVRAAIAWVGVAMFSPIFGALLYFVAGVNRTHRSLVSQQRDEAAVANVDLLRSATLGDVVPYSAAQFSSLRTLGDQLSYFQLLGGNRVRPLNGGDETYPAMLAAIRQAQHCIAMQSYIFDNDPIGREIADALIEAQARGVQVRVLIDAVGSRYSHPPIVGRLIKGGVPTARFMTNPLGVLRMPYANLRSHRKILVVDGCHGLTGGMNIRAAFVSALSGAQTNHDTHFELHGPVVGQLMSVFAHDWNFTTHETLAGEPWFSARLTESAGTVPVRCVASGPDRALGNNHNMLLGALAVAQHHVRIQSPYFLPDQTLIGALATAARRGVVVDVVIPDKNNLRLVDYAMQAQLDQIVRTGCRVWRAGGAFDHSKLMTVDGVWSYVGSSNLDPRSLRLNFELDTEVYDASLAQWVSARIDARIAAGQRVTLESLLARPFATRLRNKVIWLATPYL; translated from the coding sequence ATGGAGCATATTGACGAACTTCTGAGCCAGTACTGGCCGCACTTGGTATTTGCCATCAGCGTCATCGCAGGGACCGTAGCCGCCATACACGTGGCCATGACCAAACAGGACGTACGCGCCGCCATTGCCTGGGTAGGCGTAGCCATGTTTTCGCCGATCTTTGGCGCCCTGCTCTACTTCGTGGCCGGCGTTAACCGCACGCATCGCAGCCTGGTGTCGCAGCAGCGCGACGAAGCGGCTGTCGCCAATGTGGATCTGCTGCGTTCGGCCACACTGGGCGACGTCGTGCCTTATAGCGCCGCACAGTTTTCCTCCCTGCGCACGCTGGGTGACCAGTTAAGTTATTTTCAGCTTCTGGGTGGCAATCGCGTACGCCCACTCAATGGCGGCGACGAGACCTATCCCGCCATGCTGGCCGCCATTCGTCAGGCCCAACACTGCATCGCAATGCAGAGCTATATCTTCGACAACGATCCGATCGGGCGTGAAATCGCCGACGCGTTGATCGAGGCGCAGGCTCGCGGTGTGCAAGTCAGGGTGCTCATCGATGCCGTGGGTAGCCGCTACTCCCACCCGCCCATCGTGGGCCGGCTGATCAAAGGCGGTGTGCCCACGGCCCGCTTCATGACCAACCCCCTGGGGGTCTTGCGCATGCCCTATGCCAATCTGCGCAGCCACCGCAAGATTCTGGTGGTCGACGGCTGCCATGGCCTGACCGGGGGCATGAATATCCGAGCGGCCTTCGTGTCCGCCTTGTCTGGCGCGCAAACCAATCACGACACCCACTTCGAACTTCATGGTCCGGTCGTGGGCCAGTTGATGTCGGTGTTCGCCCATGACTGGAATTTCACCACCCACGAAACCCTGGCCGGCGAACCCTGGTTTTCCGCGAGGCTGACCGAATCCGCCGGTACCGTGCCGGTGCGCTGCGTGGCCTCGGGGCCGGATCGCGCGCTGGGCAACAACCACAATATGCTGCTCGGGGCCCTGGCCGTCGCGCAGCATCATGTGCGCATCCAGTCGCCCTATTTCCTGCCAGACCAGACACTGATCGGCGCGCTGGCTACAGCAGCCCGGCGGGGTGTGGTGGTCGATGTCGTCATCCCGGACAAGAACAATCTGCGCCTGGTGGATTACGCCATGCAGGCACAACTGGATCAGATCGTTCGCACCGGCTGCCGAGTGTGGCGCGCGGGCGGTGCGTTTGACCATTCCAAACTGATGACCGTCGACGGTGTCTGGTCGTACGTGGGGTCCTCAAATCTGGATCCGCGCAGCCTGCGCTTGAATTTTGAACTGGACACGGAAGTCTACGATGCCAGCTTGGCGCAATGGGTGTCTGCCCGCATCGATGCCCGCATCGCCGCGGGTCAGCGCGTCACATTGGAGTCGTTGCTGGCCAGACCTTTTGCCACCCGATTACGCAATAAAGTGATCTGGTTGGCAACGCCCTATCTTTAA
- a CDS encoding major Facilitator Superfamily protein — MQAILTPSTTAAQPLDRHAVYRKIALHIMPFLMLCYVAAYLDRINIGFAKLHMLNDLGFSDAIYGLGAGLFFIGYLIFEVPSNLLMMRIGAKKTISRIMILWGFISAAFAFVETPTQFYVLRFLLGAAEAGFYPGVILYLTYWFPTNKRAKMVALFVGAVPLSGMIGAPLSGAIIGLGHGAHGLSGWQWMFLIEAVPSLILGLLCLKFLADTPAKAGWLSAAERQLVQDELQAEKALTQHDKSTGSLAATLRDRRVWKMTMICFCSAICSYGVSFWLPTLVQQLNVGDVMHVGLYTAVPFTAAFVIMYLIGRSSDRMRERRWHLVGPFSCVCVGLIGSVIFHDSMGLALLSLTVAAVGAYSTTSMLFTIPGLFLSGVGMAAGVAMINCFGGLGGFVSPYVVGLVKDMTGSTDNGVIFIATIALVGAALTLTLPKKLVNR; from the coding sequence GTGCAAGCAATTCTGACTCCGTCTACAACTGCGGCACAACCACTGGACCGCCACGCCGTCTATCGCAAGATCGCATTGCATATCATGCCGTTCTTGATGCTGTGCTACGTGGCGGCGTATCTGGATCGCATCAATATCGGCTTTGCCAAGCTGCACATGCTCAATGATCTGGGCTTTAGCGATGCAATCTACGGGCTGGGCGCGGGTTTGTTCTTCATCGGCTATCTGATTTTTGAGGTGCCGAGCAATCTGCTGATGATGCGTATCGGCGCGAAGAAAACCATCTCTCGCATCATGATTCTGTGGGGCTTTATCTCGGCGGCTTTTGCCTTCGTGGAAACGCCGACGCAGTTCTATGTGTTGCGTTTTCTGCTGGGCGCGGCCGAGGCCGGTTTCTACCCTGGGGTCATTCTCTATTTGACCTACTGGTTCCCCACCAACAAGCGCGCGAAGATGGTTGCTCTTTTTGTGGGCGCCGTACCTTTGTCGGGCATGATCGGAGCGCCGCTGTCCGGAGCGATCATCGGGCTTGGCCATGGCGCCCACGGCCTGTCTGGCTGGCAATGGATGTTCCTCATCGAAGCCGTGCCATCGTTGATTCTCGGGCTGCTGTGCCTGAAGTTCCTCGCGGACACGCCGGCCAAGGCAGGTTGGCTGTCTGCCGCAGAGCGCCAACTGGTGCAGGATGAACTCCAGGCAGAGAAGGCGCTGACGCAGCACGACAAATCCACCGGTTCACTCGCCGCCACGCTCAGGGACAGGCGCGTCTGGAAGATGACCATGATCTGCTTCTGCTCGGCGATCTGCTCCTACGGGGTCTCGTTCTGGCTGCCAACCTTGGTGCAGCAGCTCAACGTGGGCGACGTCATGCACGTTGGCCTGTATACGGCCGTTCCTTTCACCGCAGCCTTCGTCATCATGTATTTGATCGGGCGCAGCTCTGACCGCATGCGTGAACGCCGCTGGCACTTGGTTGGGCCGTTCAGCTGCGTATGCGTCGGTCTCATCGGCAGTGTGATCTTCCATGATTCGATGGGCCTGGCGTTGCTGTCGCTGACCGTGGCGGCCGTGGGGGCCTACAGCACGACATCGATGCTGTTCACCATACCTGGGTTGTTCCTGTCTGGTGTAGGCATGGCGGCAGGTGTGGCCATGATCAATTGCTTCGGCGGCCTCGGTGGCTTTGTCAGCCCTTATGTGGTGGGTCTGGTCAAGGACATGACAGGCAGCACGGACAATGGCGTGATCTTCATCGCCACCATTGCCCTGGTCGGCGCGGCGCTGACGCTGACCTTGCCGAAAAAACTCGTCAATCGATAG